Proteins from a single region of Tamandua tetradactyla isolate mTamTet1 chromosome 12, mTamTet1.pri, whole genome shotgun sequence:
- the MESP2 gene encoding mesoderm posterior protein 2, whose product MAQSPPPQSLPGRDHWTFLQGWGWAGHSDSTSPASSSSDSSGSCPCDGARGPWPPGPPGRSARAPEAAPTAPRRARTGPAGGQRQSASEREKLRMRTLARALHELRRFLPPSVAPAGQSLTKIETLRLAIRYIGHLSAVLGLGDDGRPRPRPPRRDPAAPRGCPRCPDGGPAQARTQGPAAAARLGSPVPDADLWGAPPHRPGVLSPPYLIQARAPDAAVRASPQACPEPGNPAAPWTPCPARSELAAVYPGVSVSPESCLPLGTPPVLLHPIYQGVQSQTQWGCWSPCAEMLPSSEDQGPGPAFQLSETGLPQSSGLQLRGCPELWQEDLEGASLGVFY is encoded by the exons ATGGCCCAGTCGCCTCCTCCGCAGAGCCTCCCGGGCCGCGATCACTGGACCTTCctccagggctggggctgggccggCCACTCGGACTCCACGtccccagcctcctcctcctcGGACTCATCCGGCTCGTGTCCGTGCGACGGCGCCCGCGGGCCCTGGCCGCCGGGTCCCCCAGGCCGCAGCGCCCGCGCCCCCGAGGCCGCCCCGACGGCGCCCCGACGCGCGCGGACCGGCCCCGCGGGCGGCCAGCGGCAGAGCGCCAGCGAGCGCGAGAAGCTGCGCATGCGCACGCTCGCCCGCGCCCTGCACGAGCTGCGCCGCTTCCTGCCGCCGTCCGTGGCGCCCGCCGGCCAGAGCCTGACCAAGATCGAGACGCTGCGCCTGGCCATCCGCTACATCGGCCACCTGTCGGCCGTGCTGGGCCTCGGCGACGACGGCCGGCCGCGCCCGCGCCCCCCGCGCCGCGACCCCGCGGCCCCGCGCGGCTGCCCGCGCTGCCCCGACGGCGGCCCCGCGCAGGCGCGCACGCAGGGCCCGGCCGCGGCCGCGCGCCTGGGGAGCCCGGTCCCCGACGCAGATCTCTGGGGGGCACCCCCTCACCGGCCCGGCGTGCTGTCGCCCCCGTATCTGATCCAGGCGAGAGCGCCCGACGCGGCTGTTCGGGCGTCGCCGCAGGCCTGTCCCGAGCCGGGGAATCCGGCCGCGCCCTGGACGCCGTGCCCCGCGCGCTCGGAGCTGGCGGCTGTGTACCCG GGTGTCTCTGTGTCTCCAGAATCCTGTCTGCCCCTGGGAACACCACCTGTCCTGCTCCACCCAATCTACCAGGGAGTCCAGTCTCAGACGCAGTGGGGGTGCTGGAGTCCCTGTGCCGAGATGCTCCCCAGCTCCGAGGACCAGGGACCAGGCCCCGCCTTCCAGCTCAGTGAAACAGGCCTTCCCCAGAGCTCAGGCCTGCAGCTTCGGGGCTGCCCTGAACTTTGGCAAGAAGATTTGGAAGGGGCCAGCCTGGGTGTCTTCTACTGA
- the MESP1 gene encoding mesoderm posterior protein 1 produces MAQSLCPPRSGPWLRSPGWNAAPQLPRPEPDCGCSPASSPDSWGRGPAGSPQPSRAPPAARPGPRAPAARRRGSRLGSGQRQSASEREKLRMRTLARALHELRRFLPPSVAPAGQSLTKIETLRLAIRYIGHLSAVLGLGDDGRPRPRPPRRDPAAPRGCPRCPDGGRAQAHTQGPAAAHGFATGWGSPAQGAGARAAPELREPPGLYAEAAGPEGRAMEPGPSSPLFPGDVVALLETWMPLSPLEWPPA; encoded by the exons ATGGCCCAGTCCCTGTGCCCGCCGCGCTCCGGGCCCTGGCTCCGCTCCCCGGGCTGGAACGCGGCTCCGCAGCTGCCGCGCCCCGAGCCGGACTGCGGCTGCTCCCCGGCCTCGTCCCCGGACTCCTGGGGCCGCGGCCCGGCCGGCAGCCCTCAGCCGAGCCGcgcgccgcccgccgcccgccccgGCCCCCGCGCCCCGGCCGCCAGGAGGCGCGGCAGCCGCCTGGGCAGCGGCCAGCGGCAGAGCGCCAGCGAGCGCGAGAAGCTGCGCATGCGCACGCTCGCCCGCGCCCTGCACGAGCTGCGCCGCTTCCTGCCGCCGTCCGTGGCGCCCGCCGGCCAGAGCCTGACCAAGATCGAGACGCTGCGCCTGGCCATCCGCTACATCGGCCACCTGTCGGCCGTGCTGGGCCTCGGCGACGACGGCCGGCCGCGCCCGCGCCCCCCGCGCCGCGACCCCGCGGCCCCGCGCGGCTGCCCGCGCTGCCCCGACGGCGGCCGCGCGCAGGCGCACACGCAGGGCCCGGCCGCGGCCCACGGCTTCGCGACGGGTTGGGGGTCCCCGGCGCAAGGCGCCGGGGCCCGAGCCGCGCCCGAGCTACGCGAGCCGCCAGGGCTCTACGCCGAGGCAGCGGGGCCAGAAGGGCGGGCCATGGAGCCAGGCCCCTCGTCTCCG CTCTTCCCCGGCGACGTGGTGGCCCTGCTAGAGACCTGGATGCCTCTTTCGCCCCTGGAGTGGCCGCCGGCCTGA